Below is a genomic region from Granulicella sp. L56.
GCAAGGACATGGGCGTCGGCATCATCTTTGTCGAACAGCTTTATCCGTGGCCGAAGGATGAGTTGCAGGCTGCGCTCGATCAGCATCCCGGAGCCGAGGAGATCGTCTGGGTGCAGGAGGAGCCGGCGAACATGGGCCCACTGACGTATGTGATGCCTCTGCTGCGGCGTCTTGCCGGCGACCGCGCGGTGCTGAGCGTAAAGCGCAGCCCAAGTGCGACACCAGCCACCGGATCGGCCAAGGCCCACGATATGGAAGAGAAGACTTTGCTCGATCTTGCTTTTGGAGTTTAGCTTTTCTTCGTTGGACAAAGCCCCGTCTCCTGCGAGATGGGGCTTTGTTTTGTCTCTTCTGGATAGCCCGGAGCTTAAACGCGGAAGGGGACAGCCTGAGCCGTCCCCTTCGCAAATCTTTTTGTTGCTGTGGTGTCTCTAAAGACTAGAGAGGCTGGACGTCAGACGCCTGCCATCCCTTGGGTCCCTTGACCACGTTGAATTGTACGGCCTGGCCTTCCTGAAGGCTTTTGAAACCGTTTGAATTGATCGCCGAGTAGTGTACGAATACATCCTCGCCGTTCTGACGGCTGATAAAGCCAAACCCCTTTGCATCGTTAAACCACTTCACTGTTCCCTGTTCCATTGCTTCTTTCCTTGTGCTGCTATTGAATTCCGTAGATCCAAATCGGGGTTCTTACATTGGCTAGCGCTGCAGAAAACCAATCTGTTTCAAACGATGTGTGAAGGTTAGCACATCCTGCAAGTTTTTTTGGCGAAAAGAGATAAATAGTTTGGTTGCACTAGTTTCGGTGCAGTCCTTTTGATGAGGCAAACAAAGCTATTTATCGGCTGGAAGATGGGCGTGGACGATCTCTTCGGCCCGTTTCAGGACCTCTTCGAGGGTCATGGCGGTGGAGTCCAGAATGACCGCGTCGGCAGCGGGCTGGAGCGGCGATTCGGCGCGATGGCGGTCGCGGTAGTCGCGCTCTTTAAGGTCGCGGAGGATGGCTTCTTCGGCGGAGCGCTGCTGCTCGGCAGATTGTGGTTCGGGGCTTTGACGGTCTGAGTTCTGCCGAATGGTGGGGGATTCGGTAGGGACGGTCTGGCGGAAGCGGCGGTTGCCGCGGACCTCGGGTGCGGCGTCGAGAAAGATCTTTACTTCGGCATCGGGAAAGACAGCGGTACCGATGTCGCGGCCTTCCATGACGACCCCGCCCTGCTGGCCGAGGGCGCGCTGCTGGAGGACCATCCAGGCGCGGAGGTTGTGATGAATGGAGATCTGCGAGGCGGCGGAGGTGACGTCCTGCTCGCGGATGCGGCGGGAGACGTCGATACTGTCGAGCAGGACGCGGTTGCCTTCTGCCTGGGGTTCGAGCGTGATGCGGGTGTGGCTGGCCAGGTCGAGCAGGGGAGCCTCTTCGTCGAAGGCGAAGTCGTTTTCGATGGCCTTGAGCGCGAGAGCGCGATACATGGCTCCGGTTTCGAGGTTGAGAAAGCCGAAGCGGCGCGCGAGATGGGCGGCGAGGGTACTTTTGCCCGCGCCAGCGGGGCCGTCGATGGCGATGACGGGCCGCTGGCGTTTGCTGGGCTCAGGCTGCGGGGTGGTGCGAGATTGCGTCATTCGGCGGATGCACCTTTTTCAGGTTTGAATTTACGCGCAGGAGCCCGTTTGCCAAAGGGTTTTTTGTTGCCCTTGAACTTGTCAAAGGTGTTGGCAGGTTTTCCGCTGTCCCCCGCGGATTTGCCGTAGGGCTTTTTGCCGGCGAAGCTGCCGCCGCTGGATTTACCGGCGTAGCCGCCGGAGGATTTGCCGTAGGGCTTTTTCGCTCCGAAGCCACCGGACGGCTTGCCTGCGTAGCTGCCTGAACCTTCAGGACGAGCTGGACGGCTGGGGCGCTCGCCACGATCTGAGGAATAAGGACGGGCGGGGCGATCAGAAGAAAAAGGACGCGCCGGACGGTCGCCACGGTCCGAGGAGAAAGGACGGCTGGGGCGAGCAGGACGGTCGGAGGAGAAGGGACGCGCCGGACGATCTGGGCGGTCTGAGAAAGAGCGCGTCGGACGGTCGGAAGCAGGACGATCTGAGAAGGAACGCGCAGGGCGGTCGCCACGGGGTGCGTCGAATTTGCGGAAGGGCGGCCCGCTTGGGCGCTCGCCTCGGCCACTTCGCTCGCCGCCACGGTCATCGCGGTCGCGGGAGAAGCTCGGCTTGCCGCCGAAGCGGGAGGGACCTGCTCCGCCTTCGCGGGGAGGACGGGGGCTGAAGCTGCCGGGGGTGCGCGGACCACTAAAGGACGGTTTGTCACCAAAGGTTCGACGCGGTGGACGGCTGTCGCTACCGCCCTCGGGGCGGGGGGTGAACTCTCGGCGAGGGGGGCGCGAATCGCCGAAGTCACGACGCGGCGGACGGGAGTCTCCGAAATCGCGGCGGGGTGGGCGGCTGTCAGTGCGGTCGAAGGATTTTCCAGCGAAGCCTTCACGCTTGCGGTCAAAGGTTCCGGGCTTGGAGAAGGTACTGCGCGGCGGACGGGTGTCGCCTGATGCACTGTCGCGAGGGAACGGCGGTCTGCTGCTGGGACGGTCGCTGCGGAAAGCTGGCTTGTTGCCAAAGGACGGCCTTGCTCCAAAGGCAGGGCGCTTCCCTTCCCGGTCGAAGCTGGGCTTGCGGGGGTAGGGGCGGGGTGTGTCCTGGTTGGTGCTGTCGCCTGCTCTGCCTTCGTCACTTACGGTCGAGGGTGTGCGCGAGGCAGCGAGGCGGTCCGCCTTCTCTTCTGCCCAGGGCTTGGTGAAGCTGGGACGGTCGGGGCGGTTGGACTCGCGGGTGAAAGGACGACGCTCGCGGCTGGAACTTTCGGACGGCTTGGTGATATATCCGGTGCCGACCTTGCGGGGTTTGGGGACGAACTTTTTAATACGGGCGTCGGAGCCCGTTTCCGTTCCGCCTTCAGCTTCGGCGGCGGCGGCGAATGTGTTGGCGTCGTCAGCATCGGGCGCGGGTGAGGCGATGGCGAGGAAGTCGGGGAGGTCTCCGTTGACGTGGAGGACGGTGCGGCCTTCGATGGCGATGGTCTCAAGCTGGCGCGCCGACATGAGCGCGTGCACCACGTCGCGGATGCGTGAGCGAGAGGCAACGGGCGAGAGGAAGGTTTCGACATCGTCCTCGGTTGCGACGATGGCCTGACCGAGATAGAGCGAGGTAAGCGCCGAGAGTGCAGTGGGCTGGCCTGCGTTGGCTCCGGCCTTGATCTGCTTGGTGAAGCGGGTGGTGGTCAGCTCCCAGAGAGTCGCCGCGCCGTCAGGCTGCGGAATGGGGAGGACGCGGAGGTGCTGCCAGAGTTCGGTGAGGGCGCGGAGAACGGCGGCCTCGGTGACCTCTTTGCCGAGCTGCGTGGCCAGGTCGTAGGCGCTCATGGTGATGCGCTCCACCAAAACGTTGTAGGTGGCCAGAGCGAGTGGGGAAACTTTGGCGGGGCCGCTGGTGGTGGGGGGCTGCTTCCAGGCCTTGTCGCCGCGGAGAGTGAAGATGTAGGGGAAAGCGAGGGGAGAGACGATGAAGTCGGGAGTCTCGGTGCCGGTGCCTGTCGGGTTGCCGAGCAGGTTGAGGGGAACGGCTCCTCCATCGGCGATGAGGCGGGCGAGCAGGCTGCGGGGTTCGTCGGTCTCGGCCAGCGTGGGCGCGACGTTGGGGGTGCCGAGGATGGCCTCGACGAAGGACGGCGCAGGGGACGGAATCTGCTGGGCGCGGGGAGTGTAGAGGACCAGGCCAGAGGTATTGAGCCAGTCCCGGAGCATGTTGATGGTGAGAATGGGCTGGGCGTCCTGGTGCCAATGGGTGAGGCGGGCGGCGGCGAGCTGGTCGGCCGTGGAGTTGCTTAGGTTACTCAAGGTGTTGCCTTCCTGCTGGGCGAAGCTACCGCACGCAGCAATCGTTCAGCCTGGGCTGAACGAGGATAATTCTGATGGGTCGATGGAACAGCATGATTCAGTTGGGTTGAAGTCCCTGCCGCTGCTTCAAGAATACCCTAAAACCGTGGTGAAAAGTTGGGAGCTAGCCCTATTCCTGGCGGTTGGAGCGAGAAGCTTTCTTCTATGCCGTCACCGGATTTGACCTAGATGCGCTGGAAGGCTTTGGCAATGTCTTTGTGGGAGTAGCGAAGGGCG
It encodes:
- a CDS encoding cold-shock protein, coding for MEQGTVKWFNDAKGFGFISRQNGEDVFVHYSAINSNGFKSLQEGQAVQFNVVKGPKGWQASDVQPL
- the cmk gene encoding (d)CMP kinase, encoding MTQSRTTPQPEPSKRQRPVIAIDGPAGAGKSTLAAHLARRFGFLNLETGAMYRALALKAIENDFAFDEEAPLLDLASHTRITLEPQAEGNRVLLDSIDVSRRIREQDVTSAASQISIHHNLRAWMVLQQRALGQQGGVVMEGRDIGTAVFPDAEVKIFLDAAPEVRGNRRFRQTVPTESPTIRQNSDRQSPEPQSAEQQRSAEEAILRDLKERDYRDRHRAESPLQPAADAVILDSTAMTLEEVLKRAEEIVHAHLPADK